A stretch of Suncus etruscus isolate mSunEtr1 chromosome 9, mSunEtr1.pri.cur, whole genome shotgun sequence DNA encodes these proteins:
- the LOC126018531 gene encoding olfactory receptor 10A3-like, producing MGNSIIIGVISLEQSLHVPMYLFLLNLSVVEVSFSTAITPEMLVVLSTKNTVITFAGCFAQMYFILLFGGTECFLLGTMAYDRYTAICHPLNYPMIMNKSVFTKLLIFSWVSGILVATVQTTWVFSFPFCASNEINHLFCETPPVLELVCADTFFFEIYAFTGTILIVMVPFLLILLSYTRILFAILKMPSNTGKQKAFSTCASHLTSVTLFYGTASLTYIQPKSGYSPETKKMMSLAYTLLTPLLNPLIYSLRNSEMKAILQRVVHLPCTQLM from the exons ATGGGAAATTCCATCATTATAGGTGTCATCTCTCTGGAACAGAGTCTTCACGTACCCATGTACCTGTTTCTTTTGAACTTGTCTGTGGTGGAAGTGAGTTTCAGCACAGCTATTACTCCTGAAATGTTGGTGGTCCTCTCCACAAAGAATACTGTGATTACTTTTGCAGGTTGCTTTGCTCAGATGTATTTCATTCTTCTATTTGGTGGGACTGAATGTTTTCTCCTAGGGACGATGGCTTATGACAGATATACTGCAATCTGCCATCCACTGAACTATCCAATGATAATGAACAAAAGCGTTTTCACAAAGTTATTAATTTTCTCATGGGTTTCAGGAATCTTGGTGGCTACTGTGCAGACCACCTGGGTATTTAGTTTTCCCTTTTGTGCCTCCAATGAGATTAATCATCTCTTTTGTGAGACACCCCCAGTGCTAGAGCTTGTATGtgcagacacatttttttttgaaatctatGCATTCACAGGCACAATTTTAATTGTTATGGTTCCTTTCTTGCTAATCCTCTTGTCTTACACCAGAATTCTCTTTGCCATCCTGAAGATGCCATCAAATACTGGGAAGCAAAAGGCTTTTTCCACTTGTGCCTCTCATCTAACTTCTGTGACGCTCTTCTATGGCACAGCCAGTTTGACTTATATACAACCCAAGTCTGGTTACTCCCCAGAAACCAAGAAAATGATGTCATTGGCTTACACACTTCTTACACCTCTGTTGAATCCATTGATTTACAGCTTGCGAAATAGTGAAATGAA AGCAATATTACAGAGGGTAGTgcacttaccttgtacacagttgatgtag
- the LOC126018947 gene encoding olfactory receptor 10A3-like, whose amino-acid sequence MKRLNHSSAVEFILLGFSTFPELQEQLFGIFLVVYLVTLIGNSIIIGAISLEQSLHVPMYLFLLNLSVLEVSFSAAIMPEMLVVLSTKNTVITFAGCFAQMYFIVFLGGTECFLLGAMAYDRYAAICHPLNYPVIMNKSVFIKLLIFSWVSGILVGTMQTNWVFSFPFCGPNEINHLFCETPPVLELVCADTSFYEMYEFTGTILIVMVPFLLIFLSYTKILFAILKMPSNTGRQKAFITCASHLTSVTLFFGTASLTYIQPKSGYSPETKKMLSLAYSLLTPLLNPLIYSLRNSEMKRALIKLWRRKIDLHSF is encoded by the coding sequence ATGAAAAGGCTAAACCACAGTTCCGCGGTTGAATTCATTCTCCTGGGCTTTTCTACTTTTCCTGAACTTCAAGAGCAACTCTTTGGAATTTTCCTGGTTGTTTACTTGGTGACTTTGATAGGAAATTCCATCATTATAGGTGCCATCTCTCTGGAACAGAGCCTTCATGTACCCATGTACTTATTTCTCCTGAACTTGTCTGTATTGGAAGTGAGTTTCAGCGCAGCTATTATGCCTGAAATGCTGGTGGTCCTCTCCACAAAGAATACTGTGATTACTTTTGCAGGTTGTTTTGCTCAGatgtatttcattgtttttcttggTGGGACTGAATGTTTTCTCCTGGGGGCAATGGCTTATGACCGATATGCTGCAATCTGCCATCCACTGAACTATCCAGTGATAATGAACAAAAGCGTTTTCATAAAGTTATTAATTTTCTCATGGGTCTCAGGAATCTTGGTGGGTACTATGCAGACCAACTGGGTATTTAGTTTTCCCTTTTGTGGCCCTAATGAGATTAATCATCTCTTTTGTGAGACACCCCCAGTGCTAGAGCTTGTATGTGCAGACACAAGTTTTTATGAAATGTATGAATTCACAGGCACAATTTTAATTGTTATGGTTCCTTTCTTGCTAATCTTCTTATCTTACACCAAAATTCTCTTTGCCATCCTGAAGATGCCATCAAACACTGGGAGGCAAAAGGCTTTTATCACCTGTGCCTCTCATCTAACTTCTGTGACGCTCTTCTTTGGCACAGCGAGTTTGACTTATATACAACCCAAGTCTGGTTATTCCCCAGAAACCAAGAAAATGTTGTCATTGGCTTACTCACTTCTGACACCTTTGTTGAATCCATTGATTTACAGCTTGCGAAATAGTGAAATGAAAAGAGCTTTAATCAAATTGTggagaagaaaaatagatttaCACTCTTTTTGA